In the genome of Xanthomonas hortorum pv. pelargonii, the window AGATGTGGCTACGCCTGAGCGACCCGGTCGGCGACGATGTCGGCCTGCATCGCGCCTTGTTGGCGTATGCCTCGGATTTTCAGCTGCTGGGCACCTCGACGTTTCCGCACGGCATCAGTTATTACACGCCGAACGTACAGATGGCCTCGCTCGATCATGCGCTGTGGTTCCACCGCCCGTTCCGTACCGACGACTGGCTGCTGTACTCGCTCGACAGCCCCACCGCGCAGGGTTCGCGCGGCCTGGCGCGTGGGCAGTTTTTCACCCGCGATGGCGTGCTGGTCGCCAGCACCACGCAGGAAGGCTTGATCCGCGTGGTGCCCGATGGCAGTGCAATTGCCGTGCCGGCGAAGGACTAGCCGTGCCCTTGCTTGAACAACAGATTTCACTGAGCGCAGCCAGGCCTGCTGCAGCCTTTTTCGGTTGTGGACCGACGTCCACGCCATTCTTCTTCTATGTCTCGAACACGCGCACCCGCAGCGCGATGCGTTCGGCAATCGCTGGCACACCTTAAGCATGCGCAAGATCTTCAGCAGTCAACGTATCGAAACCGCCGAAGGCGTCGCCAACCTGTTGCGCGATGCCGGCATCGATGTGCGCATGAGCAATGGCCGCTCCTACGAAAGCAAGCGCACCGGCCAGTTCAGCTATCTCGAACACAGCAACGCACAGACCTATCCCACCGTGTGGATCGTGCATGCCGACGACCAGCCACGCGCGCGCGAGTTGCTGCGCGACGCGCGCCTGCTCGACACCACCCGTCGCGACCTGCCGAACGTGGAATACACCTTTCGTGAAGGCGAAAACGGCTCAAGCTCCAGCGCGCGCAGCTGGGCCTGGCGTATCCGTCTGGTGCTGCTGCTGGTGATCGGCGCGGTTGCAATGTTCGTGGTGCTGCGCCATCGCAGCGCGCCTGCGCCGGTGGCTCAGCCGGCGTCACAGCAAGCGGCGCCTGCCAACGCGACACCACCGGCGGCAGAGGACGAAGAAGTGCGCGTGCGGATCCAGCCGGCGCGCTGAGCGCCGCTGACGTCAGCACCTGCATCAACCGGCATCGCATCGGTCACAT includes:
- a CDS encoding putative signal transducing protein translates to MRKIFSSQRIETAEGVANLLRDAGIDVRMSNGRSYESKRTGQFSYLEHSNAQTYPTVWIVHADDQPRARELLRDARLLDTTRRDLPNVEYTFREGENGSSSSARSWAWRIRLVLLLVIGAVAMFVVLRHRSAPAPVAQPASQQAAPANATPPAAEDEEVRVRIQPAR